GCTCCAATTCGAGATCGAATTGTACGATCTGTTCTCTCTTTTAAAACCTGAGAAGGCTTACGGTTATAAGAATAGAATGGAAACCAATCGAGAAAGGATCGGATCCAGAAAGGTTCTCTATTCCATTCGGTAAACAATGGCCAAAGATACAAGAGACCTAATCTTAAGAACTTCCCTCAAATTATTTTCAGAACAAGGGTATCACGGCTCTACCATGAGGCAAATCGCCCAGAGAGCCGGTTTATCTTTGGGTCTTGCCTATCGTTATTTTGAATCCAAAGAATCTATTTTAGAAGGGATTATCGAGTCACATGATAAGATCTTAAAAAAATATCTCCCCGAAAAATTGAATTCTACGGAGAATAGAGCGGAACTTATTCAATTCTTAGGCGGGCAGATCATTAAGCTAGTAAAGGAGAATGAAGAATATCTCCGTCTGTATTGGAGTCTTATGCTCCAGCCAAAGATCCATAGATTAAAAAAACGAAATATTCATCTGGTGAATCTGATCTTTTACGAAAACTCCAAAAAGATTATCCTAGCTTTAAAGCCTAATTATACCGAATTCGAAGTGAAAAATCTTACATCTGCTATCATTGGTTATATGATCAATCATTTGACTAATAAGAGAGAATTTACTCTGGAAGATTTCCGTGCATATATAGTTTATGCATTGGAGAATACCTAAAGCTGAAGAAGCTCTCGGAAAAAAATCGTATTAGGACAATTAGATGATACGTTTTCTTTCCTTCCCCACTCCCAAAGAAAAAAATTCTACTACTAAAGCTGTTCCTCATAGAACCGATGCTCCTTTCTTTAAGAACTTCTCCCTCAAGAAGGCATTAAACAAAGAAAAAGTCTGGATCGATGTAGAAAATCCAACCTCGGAAGATCTAATCTTTTTGTCTAGGAATTGCGGATTCCACGATCTCGCGATAGAAGATTGTGTGAACAGAAACCAAAGACCGAAGTTCGAAGATTATGAGGACCATGCGTTTATGGTCCTTCATAGTTTTAGATCGGAAGGAGAACAGTCTTTTTCCACAACCGAAACGCATGTATTTTTCAATCGTAAGTTTATCGTTTCCGTTCATGAACATAAGGAACCTCTGATAGATTCCCTTTGGAACAGAACTCTTACAGAGCAGAATTTTGCCTCCAAGGGAACGGATCATGTTTTGTATTTGTTGTTCGATCTTTTGGTGGATTCCAATTTTCCGATCTTGGATCAGATCTCTGAACAAATCACCGATCTGGAAAATCAGATCCTGATCAGCAATATAGAACCTGACTTCATTACGAATATTTTATATGTGAAAAGAAATTTGGTGAGAATGAGGAGGGTACTTTCTCCCCAAAGAGAAGTGCTCAATTTGATCATGAGGCACGAGGACAAATTTCTCTCGGAAAGAGTTCGTTTCTATTTTAGGGACGTGTATGATCATTTGAGTAGACTTGTCGAAACTATTGATATGGATAGGGATCTGATCGGAAACTCTATGGATGCTTATTTTTCCATTCTATCCCAAAGAACCAACGATATCATCAAACGGTTAACCTTGGTTTCGATGATCTTTATGCCACTCACATTCTTGACCGGGTTTTTCGGGATGAATTTTACCGAACTTCCCTATGAGAGTAGGCTGATCCTGAGCGCTTCTTTAACCACTATGTTAGCCATTCCAGGCGTTATGATCTTATATTTTAAATATAAAAATTGGTTCAAAGATTAGTCCAAGTCTTATGGACAAAAAAATTGCAATCGTTACAGGCGCAAGCCGAGGTATAGGCGAAGAAGTTTCTAAACAACTTTCCAAATCTGGGATCCATATCATCTGTGCTTCCCGCAAAAAAGAAAACTCTGAAAAAACTGCATCCTTCATCCGAAAAGAAGGAGGTTCCGCGGAAAGTTTTGCCTTGGATGTTTCCGATCCGAATTCCATCCAAAATTTCCTGAAAGAAGTTCTCTCTAAATACCCCAAAATCGACATTCTTGTAAATAACGCGGGTGTGTATCTGGATAGCGGTCCAATCGAAAATACCACTTTAGAAATGTTGCAAGGAACCTTGGATACAAATCTGATCGGGCCATTTCTTCTTTCTCAAAAGATATTGGGTGTAATGAAAAAGAACGGCTATGGTAGGATCGTAAACGTAAGTTCCGGTATGGGACAACTTTATGATATGAGTTCAGGATATTCCGCATATCGTATCTCCAAAACTGCATTGAATGCGCTTACGAGGATTCTTCATTCCGAATCTTCCAGCAAAGATATCAAAGTGAATTCTGTTTGTCCAGGTTGGGTCAGAACTGATATGGGCGGTAAATCCGCAACTCGTTCCGTGGAACACGGCGCGGAGACAATTGTATGGGCGGCGCAATTGGATAAGAGCGGTCCTTCGGGAATTTTTCTGAGAGATAAGAAAGAGATCCCTTGGTAGGAATAAGTTCAGTTTGTAGGAATTCCTACAAGGATTTGTGGTGAGGGATTTTGTTGACGGAGGAAGGATTTTGTGATATTGCGTGTAAGCGCTCTCCCACGGGCCACTCCCCCCACCCAATGCAGGGCGGGGGCGGTTTTAAAGCCACTGTAGGAACTCCTACAGTCCCTTCCTCTTCACTTTCCGAATAACCCTTTCACACCATCCACGAATTCTCTTCCGACAGGAAGATTGGTCTCGTCCTCGTCTTTCAGATAAATTGTATAGGCGCCGCCCGCTTGGGATTTCGCTGCGGAGACAAGACTACGATTTACCATATGCTTTCTATGGATCCGTAAAAAATCAGTCTTAGGTAATTCTTTTTCTAAATCGCCGAGCAATTTGGCGGTTTCATAATCTCCGTCCTTAGTATGAAGAACGGAACGTTTTCCATTTGCGGTGAGATAGTATAGATCCGCATACAAAACTCTGTGGATCAGACCTCCATCACGAAAAACGAATACTG
The window above is part of the Leptospira hartskeerlii genome. Proteins encoded here:
- a CDS encoding TetR/AcrR family transcriptional regulator yields the protein MAKDTRDLILRTSLKLFSEQGYHGSTMRQIAQRAGLSLGLAYRYFESKESILEGIIESHDKILKKYLPEKLNSTENRAELIQFLGGQIIKLVKENEEYLRLYWSLMLQPKIHRLKKRNIHLVNLIFYENSKKIILALKPNYTEFEVKNLTSAIIGYMINHLTNKREFTLEDFRAYIVYALENT
- the corA gene encoding magnesium/cobalt transporter CorA, translated to MIRFLSFPTPKEKNSTTKAVPHRTDAPFFKNFSLKKALNKEKVWIDVENPTSEDLIFLSRNCGFHDLAIEDCVNRNQRPKFEDYEDHAFMVLHSFRSEGEQSFSTTETHVFFNRKFIVSVHEHKEPLIDSLWNRTLTEQNFASKGTDHVLYLLFDLLVDSNFPILDQISEQITDLENQILISNIEPDFITNILYVKRNLVRMRRVLSPQREVLNLIMRHEDKFLSERVRFYFRDVYDHLSRLVETIDMDRDLIGNSMDAYFSILSQRTNDIIKRLTLVSMIFMPLTFLTGFFGMNFTELPYESRLILSASLTTMLAIPGVMILYFKYKNWFKD
- a CDS encoding SDR family NAD(P)-dependent oxidoreductase produces the protein MDKKIAIVTGASRGIGEEVSKQLSKSGIHIICASRKKENSEKTASFIRKEGGSAESFALDVSDPNSIQNFLKEVLSKYPKIDILVNNAGVYLDSGPIENTTLEMLQGTLDTNLIGPFLLSQKILGVMKKNGYGRIVNVSSGMGQLYDMSSGYSAYRISKTALNALTRILHSESSSKDIKVNSVCPGWVRTDMGGKSATRSVEHGAETIVWAAQLDKSGPSGIFLRDKKEIPW